GAAGTAAAATTCGTACTGATAGGGTTTTCCTAGCGAGTCCACCGCTAAGATTTGTTCATTAACCGCTTCCTCCCAGCGGTCAGAGGTGGAGAGTACAAAAGGTTCTGTAATCAAGACGGTTTCTACATTGTTTTCCTGAAGCCCTTTGATCATTTTCTTAGGCTCTGGAAAGCTGTCTCGGTAAAAACCTAAATTCCCCATAGTCCCTTTGATATCTTTTCCGAACCAATACAGATCCAGAACAACAGCATCCAGCGGAATTTCTTCTTCCCGATATTTTGCAACCGTTTCCTCAACTTCCTGCTGTGAATGATACCCGAAGCGGCTGGCGAAATTCCCAAGTGCCCATCGTGGCGGCATGGGTTGCTTGCCGGTAAGTTCCACGTAGTTTTGGGTGACTTCTTTCAGATTATTTCCGGCAATTACTTGATAACGCATCGAGCCAGAAATGGTCCCATAGGTAATGGTGTTGTCACCTTTACTATCTAGGTCTAAAAAACCTATTGGTGCATTGTCAAAATGCACTGCGTAATTTTTGGAGGAAATCACCAGTGGTATGGTGTAGTTCATGAGTTCAGAACGCGTTTCATAACCATAATGCGCCCGATTGTACAGTTGCAAACGGTTGCCACGTCTATTCATACCGAGAGCTCTCGCACCACCGCCGTAGAGCACCTCGTTTTCATCAATTTTGAGTTGGATGGTTTTTAATGAATCGCGGTCTTCGTAACCTTTTGCCTCAGATACAAGTGGTTGACCTTTATAGATATAGTTTACTTGAAAGGGTTTTTTGGTAATTCTGACCTGCAACCAATCTTTAGAACCTAGTGAAAAGGAGTTTGAATCCTCCGTAATTAAACCTGCTACAGGGACCGCACCCAATACAACCGTGTGTGATTCTTGATTATTGACGTTAATCTCCCTATTCGGATAAAACTGTGTCTCAATGATATTTTCGCTTAGAACTTTAAAGGTGTACATACCGTCAGTAACATTGATGTTCAAGCGATCTGCTTCAGTTTCTGCTTCCACAAACTGACGTGAGGTATTTGTGATCTGAGCTTCCGCGACCTGTGCCGAGCCAAGTCGAGGTAAAGCAGAAACAAATACAACCAGCGCTAATAAATAATACCTCATATCAATCTAATTCAATAATCATTGATGATTTACCTCTCACATTAAGCGTTTCATCAATCACGATAGTCCTATCTGAAATAATTTCTTTTCCAGTGCTTGAAGAGTGTAACATTTCGCGGAAGCGGGACAGGTCCAGCGTCATCTTTTGAGGGTTGTTGTTGATGACGACCATGATTTTCTCATCATCGTTATGCCTGAAATACACATAGCAATTATTCTCTGGGACAAACTGTGTGAATTTACCAGTGTGGATTACGGGCTTTGACTTCCTATAATTCAATAGTTTACGGGTAAAATCTTGATAGCCCTTCTGTAATTTAGTCGGCTTGTCAAAAGCATTGTTCTCGTCACCATCCCAGCCTCCAGGAAAATCCCTACGTATATCACCGTCACCATCTGTATCGCGATTACCTCCCATGCCGATCTCGTCACCATAATAGATTTGAGGAATACCGCGCACCGTCATAATAAGCGTCATGGCTAGTTTATATTTTTCAAGATTTCCGTTGAGGAGCGCGTTTCCATTAATTCTATTCGTGTCGTGATTTCCTGCAAAAACCAGAATATTATCGATGTCTGAGTAAAGGAAATCATTTACGAAGTTCTCATATACTTTGATCATCCCTTTGTCCCAGCCTTGCGCGTCTTCATTGAAAACCGTCATGATTGCATCGTGCAGCGTGAAATCCATCACACTGGGGCAGCCAGAGTTGAAGTTCTGAATAGCGCCCACTGGTGAATCCTTCTGCCAATAAGCGATCTGTGCCTGATCGTGAAGCCAGGTTTCTCCCACAATATTGAAGTAGGGATATTCATTCATAATGGCTTTAGTCCATTTTGCGATTCCCTCTTTCTCATTATAACTGTAAGTGTCCACCCTAAAACCATCAAGACCCGCATACTCAATCCACCACAGCGAGTTCTGAATCAAATAATTCAATACCAGCGGATCGCTCTGATTCAAGTCTGGCATGGTGCTCACAAACCAACCCTTCTCTGCGTATTTCATGTCGTTATCACTCACATTAGGATCCATTTGCGTCGTCTGGCGGTAAGAAGAGTTGGCATATCCAGCAACTGGGTAATTTTTACCAGCATTGTCATCAAATTGGTGAATCCAGGTTTTAGAAGGTAGATCGCGCATCATCCAGTGCGTTGCGCCCCAGTGATTAGTCACATAATCCATGATCAGTTTCATGTCTTTTTTGTGCAATTCATCTGCCAGGCGTTTGTAATCATTATTGCTACCGTAGCGTGGATCGATTTTATAGACATCGCTCTGAGCATAAGTATGATAGGAATAACGCTGATCGTTATCTTCTAGCAAAGGCGTACTCCACACGGCCGTGGCTCCCAGGTCATGGATGTAATCTATATTATCGATGATCCCTTGAATATCACCACCGTGGCGACCTCCTTTGAATTCTCTGTCAGCTTTCTCAGAAAGACCTTCTACACTATCGTTTGACGGATCACCATTGGCAAAACGGTCTGGCATCAAGAGGTAGATGACATCGCTAGAGTCAAATCCTTTCCTCAATTTAGATTTGTCAGCTCTTTTTTTAAGCTCAATAGTCTTGTTGAGAACATCCAGAGGTCCCTTTGTAAGAGTGATTTGATAATTTCCAGGATCTTGATTTTGAGTATCCAAAGTGACAAACACATAATTGGGATTTTCGGTTTTTCTGACTTTCAAAACTGGCAAGTCTGACACGATGGTTTCGTAAGAGGCGATGTCCTTGTGATACATCATAAATTCCACTGCGCTGTGCTCCATTCCTGCCCACCAGTTGGGCGGCTCTATGCGCTCGATGGATTGTGCTTGTACCGCTTTCGCGAAAGCGAGAACAACAAAAACAATTGTAAAAATCTGTACTGATTTGAATTTTTGTTTCATGACTAAATTTTGGTTCTAAAAAGCAACAAAGGGCGCCTGAATTCTGATCAAGTCACCCTTTGAAAAGCTAATCAAATATCTATGTGGTGAATCATGATCTAGGCGTTCACCATATCAGGTTCTAGGGTTCTTTGTTCACCATTAACAATTACTTCTTGAGCATGTTTGCCCTCAAGTTTCACATCAGTTCCAGATTTAGAAACATTCACTTTTAGGATTTGATTTCTAAAATTGATTTTGAAGCTGAATCCATCCCATTCTTCAGGAAGTCGCGTGGTAAAACTTGGCTTACCGTCAATGATCTGCAGACCGCCGAAACCTTCTACGATACTCATCCACGTACCTGCCATACTCGTGATGTGACATCCTTCTTCAACTTCCTTATTGTAATCGTCCAGATCAAGACGCGAGGTTCTTAGATAGAATTCATAAGCCTGTTCCATGCGATCCAGTTTTGCAGCCTGTATGCTGTGGACGCAGGGTGAGAGCGAACTCTCATGAACGGTCAATGGCTCATAGAAATCAAAATGTTTCTCGAGTTCTTCTTTTGAGAAATGATCTTCAAAGAAATAGAAACCTTGGAGTACATCTGCCTGCTTGATGTAGCAGCTCCTCAAGATGCGATCCCAAGACCATTTCTGGTTGATAGGACGCTGTGACTTGTCAAGTTGAGAAACGGGAATGATCTCTTTATCCAAGAAACCATCTTGCTGTAAGTACACGCCTAATTTATCATCATAAGGCTCATACATATTGTCGGCAACTTCTTTCCAAGACATAAGCTCACCATCGGTAAGATTTGTTTTACCTATGATGCGTTCATAATCAGACGTGTAACCATCTTTTACCTTATTCAGGTGTTCCAGCGCCTGATTGATACACCACTTTGCTAAATAATTTGTGTACCAGTTGTTGTTGACGTTGTTCTCGTATTCATTCGGTCCAGTAACGCCCAAGATCATGTATTGCTGAGCGCGCTGTGAGAATGTAGCGCGTTGTTGCCAGAATCTGGCTATGGCGATCATCACTTCCAGTCCCATTTCAGGTACATAACTATAATCACCCGTATACCTCAAATAATTATGAATCGCAAAGACCATGGCACCGTTACGGTGTATTTCTTCAAAAGTGATTTCCCACTCGTTGTGGCTTTCCTCTCCATTCATGGTTACCATGGGGTAGAGGGCA
This genomic interval from Nonlabens spongiae contains the following:
- a CDS encoding glycoside hydrolase family 13 protein; amino-acid sequence: MKQKFKSVQIFTIVFVVLAFAKAVQAQSIERIEPPNWWAGMEHSAVEFMMYHKDIASYETIVSDLPVLKVRKTENPNYVFVTLDTQNQDPGNYQITLTKGPLDVLNKTIELKKRADKSKLRKGFDSSDVIYLLMPDRFANGDPSNDSVEGLSEKADREFKGGRHGGDIQGIIDNIDYIHDLGATAVWSTPLLEDNDQRYSYHTYAQSDVYKIDPRYGSNNDYKRLADELHKKDMKLIMDYVTNHWGATHWMMRDLPSKTWIHQFDDNAGKNYPVAGYANSSYRQTTQMDPNVSDNDMKYAEKGWFVSTMPDLNQSDPLVLNYLIQNSLWWIEYAGLDGFRVDTYSYNEKEGIAKWTKAIMNEYPYFNIVGETWLHDQAQIAYWQKDSPVGAIQNFNSGCPSVMDFTLHDAIMTVFNEDAQGWDKGMIKVYENFVNDFLYSDIDNILVFAGNHDTNRINGNALLNGNLEKYKLAMTLIMTVRGIPQIYYGDEIGMGGNRDTDGDGDIRRDFPGGWDGDENNAFDKPTKLQKGYQDFTRKLLNYRKSKPVIHTGKFTQFVPENNCYVYFRHNDDEKIMVVINNNPQKMTLDLSRFREMLHSSSTGKEIISDRTIVIDETLNVRGKSSMIIELD